The Fervidicoccus fontis Kam940 DNA window AGGAAATAGTGGGAAGCATAGGGAAGGTCAAGATACTGAAGGTTATATACAAATTGGGAGAGGTGAACATCACGAGGATTTCTAGGGAGACTGGACTAAACCACAAGTCCGTTTCTATTCACTTGGAAGAGCTCAAGAAAATGGGAATAGTATATGAGAGGAGGTTCGGAAGGGTCAGGATGCTCTCTCTAAATTATTTAAATCCGAAGGTCCTCGTACTATCAGACCTCCTCAACTTTCTGAACGATGAATGAGGCTTCTTGGTTGAAGCTTTATAGCTATTGAGACGCGTCCTCATCGCACAGATCAATGTGCCTTCTGACCGAGGGGAGGGCGAGAGATCTAGTAAAAGAATTAAAGTAGGGATGCAGATTATTAAATTGGTGAGTGAATTTTAATTATTAATAGGGAAATGAGAGGGCATGAGCGAAACGGGACAGCAGGCAGCTGTGGAAAGATTGAAGACTGGAGTTAAAGGCTTCGACGAGCTCATTGAGGGGGGAATACCGAGGGGCTTTTTCATCTCCATAGTTGGAGAGCCGGGCACCGGCAAGACCATATTCTCTATACACTTTGCTTGGGAGGGGATAAAGGAGAGCGATAGGGTGATATATGTAACCACTGAGGAGAGCAAGGAGAGCATAGTTCAGCAGGCATCTCAGTTCGGAATGAACTTCAGAAAGGGGCTTAATGAGAAGAAGATGATAATTATAGATGCATTGATGAAGTCCAAGGAAGAGGAGTGGACGCTCAACGATCTAAATATCGAGGAGCTCGTGAGCAAGGTAATAGAGGCTAAAAAGGCTCTAGGATACGGGAGAACGAGGCTCGTAATCGATAGCATGAGCGCGTTTTGGATAGATAAGCCCGCCATGGCGAGGAAGATGAGCTATTACATAAAAAGGGTGCTCTACAAATGGGATGTAACAGCCTACCTGATATCTCAGTATGCGGTTACAACTGACCTCGCATATGGTTTTGGACTCGAGCATATCGCAGACGGGATAATACGCTTTAAGAAGATACTCTCAAGAGGCGTTCTCAAGAGGTACGTATTGGTTGAAAAGATGAGACAGACAAATCATGACCTCACGTCCCATGAAGTGTACATAAAGCCCGGAATTGGTATGGAGATAGGTCCCGGTACAGAGAAGAAGAGGGAGGATTTCAGGATCAATCCAGAAGTCGCAAAGAAGATGGTTGATGCGAAGAACAAGGGGATAAGGGAGTTTTTGGGCGAGGAAGAGAGCGAATGGCCAGAAAAGTAGTTATCTTAGACGGATATACCGATGAGCCTGCAGGTCTCGGAGTGCCCCCGTATATCGATGTCTATCCCAGGTACATCGCGGGGGCAGTGTGGAGCATTGATCCTGATGCTGATTTGAGGTACTATACAATAGATCAGGTAAGAAAGGATGTAGATTCTTTTGTGAAGGAGGCAAATTCTTCCGATTTAACTGCAATTGTCGCGGGGGTGGTAGTGCCTGGAAAGTACATCGGAGGAGAGCCCATAAGCGCTGAAGAGCTGAAGCTTCTCGGGAGGCTTTTAGGCAACACATTTACGGTCCTCGCAGGGCCTGTTGCTAGGTTTGGGATAGGACAGGAGGGAGGGAAGATAGCCACTTCTCCGGAGCACTTTAAGTCGATCTTTTCAGCGGTTGTTCGGGGGGATCCGGAGGAATATGTGAAGCAGTTGCTGAAAGAAGGTGAGGTCAGGGCGAGCGAATATGCGATGAGGAAGGACTATTCCGAAGTCAGGAGGTTCGCAGTGCTTGGAGCTAAAATAATCACGCAGCACCCCAACTTCGGGTACAACCTTACAGTGGAGCTTGAGACGTATAGGGGATGTAGCAGATGGATAAGCGGAGGTTGCTCCTTCTGTATTGAGCCCCTTTATGGGAGGCCTGTTCAAAGAAATCCTGAGGATGTAATACTTGAAATGAGAGAGCTCTACAGATTGGGAGCTAGGGCTTTTAGGCTCGGAAGGCAGTCAGATATTTTGGTCTACGGGTCTAAAGAGCTTGGAGAGAAGGAATTACCGAGGCCAAATCCAGAGTTTATAGAGCGCTTTTTCCAACTTGCTAGGGATGCTATTGAGGGCTCAGTCCTCCATGTAGACAATTCAAACCCAGCGGTAATAGCCAAATACCCGGAGGAAAGCAAGAAGGCTATGCTTGCAATGATAGAGTATCACACTCCTGGAGACATTTTGGCTTTCGGGCTTGAAAACCTAGACGAGGAAGTAGCCGAGATAAATAACCTGAACTCTAATGAGGAAGTAGCTTATGAAGCGGTAAAGGCAGTTAATGAAGTAGGGTTATTGAGGGGGGACAACGGCATGCCGCATCTGCTTCCGGGGCTGAACTTCATAATAGGACTTCCAGGCGAGCGCAAGGCGAGCTTCGAGAAGAACATCTCCTTCCTCGAGAGGATATATGAAGATGGCTTTGCAGTCAGGAGGATAAATATAAGGAAGGTTTTGGTCATACCCGGCACGAGGCTTTCGGTGATGTGGAGGAGGGAGTACCTCGAGAGGAATGAAGAAGAAGCGGAGAGGTTTGAGTGGATAGTGAGGCACGTTTATGATGTAAAGTTTTTGAAGAGGATCCTACCAAGGGGGACCATTTTAAGGGATCTTTATGTAGAGAAAAGCTCCAACGGAAAGACATATGCGAGGCAGCTAGGAACTTACCCGCTTCTTGTGGAACTCAGCGGAACTTTCAATAGACCGTGCATTTTAGATGCGGAGATAATAGGATACAAGGGCAGGAGCGTTAAAGCCAGGCCTGTAGGAGAGAAAGATTGCACCCACGTCATGGCCGGTACTTAAAAATAGAATCTAAAATTAATCGGAGTGCTTGAGAGCGTATTCTTTAATTCTGTAAGCGAGCCTTTCTCCTATTCCCCTAACCCTCATGAGTTCATTTACACTCGCCTTTCTTATATCTTCTATGCTCCTGAAGCCAGAGCTGTAGAGGTTCCTGGCTCTCACCCTTCCTATCTCCGGAATTGATACCAGCTCGTAGAGCTCTTCCTTTATTCCGTACTTGACTCTGTAGCTTAAAGCCTCCAGCTTTTTAGAATACTGCTTAGCCTGCTCGAGGACGTCGGATAGCTTGTAAATCGCATAAGCTATCCACGCCGCCGACTCTATAAATGAGTAGACATCCCCAGGCCCTAGATCGTATTTTTCGCATATTTCCTGCTCGGGAACCTCATTGATCCAGTCGTAGAGGAAAAGCGCAGTTTTTACCTCGGAGAGGATATCCTCATATGAGACATCTCTGTCTTCCAATCCCAAGAGTATTTCTGGGATGAGTTCCACGAATGCTGCGTCGATCTTTGCAAACTCCTTCTTTTTCAGGCTGAGCTTGGGCATGTCCGGAGTTGCGGCAATTATGTGCATTATTGAGAAGTCCGTAGCCCTCTTCTTTTTTGAGAACGCTTCCTTTACGAGCTCGGCTGAGAGAGGATCTATATAGAGGTCGGAGACGTACTTTCCATAGCTTGTAGCTTTGTAGTACTTGCCTTCCTCTTCTATGAACCCCTTCTCCTTGAGGAACCTGAGGGAGTCCGAAAGGAGCTTCTTGGCGCTCTCTTGGCTCATCTGCCTCGAGTAGAGGGTGTTCTTTACGAATCCCCTTATATCCTCAAGCCTCAGCTTTTCGAGTGTTGCGATGTATGAAAGGAGGTGGGATCTGAAAGCGGAGGAGGATCCCATTTTTGAATATATGCTCTCCGGCTTTCCATTAATATATTGAGAGAACATCTCCCTGACCTCAACGGGATCCCCAGCAATGAGTATAGCCTCTCCGTATTCGTCGTATCCAGGTCTCCCCGCCCTTCCAGCGAACTGCTTGTATTCTAGGACCTTTATTGGAGAGTTCCCCTCGCCAGCTACATATCTCTCAGAGCTCTCTATTATGACCCTCCTAGCAGGAAGGTTCACACCAGCCGCGAGAGTTGGAGTTGCAACAATTACATTTATTGCACCTTTCCTGAAGCCCTCCTCAATCATCCTCCTCTGCTCAACCGTCAATCCTGCATGGTGGAATGAGACCCTGTTCTTGATCATTTCGCTCAGAACTTCATTGAGCGATTGAACCTCGCTCGACTCTATAATGAGCTTTGAAAGCTCCTCCGCCTCGCTCGATTTATTCATCTTCAATCTCTTTGCAACCGTTTGTGCAAGGGAAACAGCCCTCCTCCTGCTGTTCACGAAGACTATAGCCTGACCTCCATCGCTTATAACATCGTTGATCAAATCCAAGACGGGGCTTGAGAAAGGCTCGCTTATCTTCTTCTCCTCTCCATCGCTGAACTTTATCTTCCCCCTATAGTAAACTCCCTCCTTCAGCGGAATCGGCCTCCAGCTGCTCAGAACCAGTTCAGCGTCGAGCCACGAGCTTATCTCCTCAGGGTTCCCAACCGTAGCGCTGAGCCCGAGTATTTGGGCGTCGCTCTTCATGCTCTTCAGTTTAGCTATCAAGCTCTCGAGCACAGGTCCCCTCTTCTCGTCATCGAGGTAATGTATCTCGTCAATTATTACCAGAGACACCCTGCTGAGCCATGAAGGCCTGTGCCTTAAGATGCTGTCCATCTTCTCATATGTAGCTACAATTATGTCATACCTCTCAAGCATGGGCTCAGAGGAGTCGTAATCCCCCATAGTCGCGATAGTCCTTATTCCTATTCTCTCATATTCTATGAAGTCGCTATACTTTTCAATTGCGAGGGCTTTAAGAGGGGTAAGATATACGGTTTTCCCCCTCCCGCTCAGAACATTGTTCACGGCGATGAGCTCGGCCAGGAAAGTCTTACCTGAAGCGGTCTGCGTGACCATGAGTACGTTTTTCCCGTCGAGTATGCCCTTTCTGATGGCCTCCTCCTGCGGAGGGTAAAAACTCTTCATTCCCTTCATGGCACAAAGCCTTTTAACTACAGGATGAAAAGGCGCTTCAGAAATTTCCATGAAGATCACTTATCCTCTAACGCTATCAAGCCAGGCTGTAACATCCAAATCTGTCCTGTACGATGATCCCGTCTTTATACATCTTTGAAATGAGATCTTCGAGCTCCTTCTGCGATATGTTCTCGCCCTTCAACCTCTCCATTATATCCTTTATCCTGGCGCACTTCTCGCCCGTCTCGTTCAGTATGTCCCTTATCGTGTCCTCTATGAGCATCATCTTCTCCCTCTTGCTCTTCGACTTTCCGACCATAAGAGCATCTATATCTACGACGCCGCTCTCAGTCATTAGCCCAGCTTGCTGCATGAAGACCTTCATGAGCCTTATCGCCTCCAGAGCATCTTCCTCAGTGACCTCCGTTTTAAGCGCCATCTTCGCATGAGCTTCAGCTAGCCTTATAAGCGCTTCAAGCTGCCTGGGAGTTATTGAAACGACGTTTGACTGCGACTCGCTCCCTATCCTTCTCATTTCCACGAAGAAGTCCCTCAGCAGGTTTCCTGCTTCCTCTGTGAGCACAGGTCTGTAGTACCTCTTAGCATAGCTTATGTACTTCTTCAGCAGGTCTACGGGGATCTCCGGAGTTACGTTTTCGGCCTCCTTGTGGACGTGGATCATGTGAGATGCGAGCATGGTGTCGTATTCTGCTGAGGGCTTGTCCTTGAGTATGAATATCAGATCGAACCTGCTGAGTATCGTGACGGGGAGGTTTATGTTGTCCGCTACGGACCTCTCCTCAACATACCTCCCGTATTTCGGATTGCCAGCCGCAATTACTGTAGCCCTCGCATTAAGCTTCGCGACGATCCCAGCCTTTGCTATGCTCACTGTCTGCTGCTCCATAGCCTCATGTATCGCAACTCTATCTTCCTCCCTCATCTTGTCTATCTCATCGACAAGCGCTACTCCTCCATCCGCGAGCACCATCGCTCCAGCTTCAAGGTAAAAATCTCCAGATTTTTTATCCCTTATGACCGCGGCTGTGAGCCCTGCCGCTGATGATCCCTTGCCCGTAGTGTAGACGGCTCTTGGAGCTATCCTGCTGAGGAACTGGAGGAGCTGGCTCTTCGCCGTCCCGGGGTCTCCTACGAGCAGGATGTGTATGTCTCCCCTTATCCTGGTCTTGTCTTTGGTCTCCTTCTGCACGCCTCCGAAGAGGGCGAGCGCTATCGCCTCCTTGACATCCCAATGCCCGTAGATCGCTGGAGCGATGCTCGCCACGATCTTCTTTCTTATCCAAGGATCTTTCGAAAGCTGCAGTATTCTCTCCTCATCCTCCCTCGTAATTTCGACCTCCTCAAGCGTCTTCTGGCTCACGAGGACGCTGTTCGCATCGAGGACTATGTCATATATGGGCTTCATTTTTGACTGAGAAGGCACGACCCTCAGAATTCCCACAATGCTCACTCTATCCCCAGGCCTAGCCTGATCCACGAGATCCCTGGTCAGAACGACCTCGATGCTCCTCGGTATCTGGCCTGGGGGTATCTCCTCCGGCCTCTCTTGGACGACGGTCCTCTGGTAGTCGATGAACTGGCTCTCCTCATATATCAGCCTCAGGTTCCCCGGCTTTCCACATATAGGGCAGACCTGAGGAGGCTCTATAACATCTTTTATCTCCTCCCCTGCAGGGGGCCAGTAGAAGGTCTGGTTGCACTCCTCTATATTGTGCCTGAACTTCGCTTTAAACATCTTCTCCTTTATCGGAGTCACTCTCACGAGGATGCCATCGATCATTATGAGCTTGTTTATATAGTCGCTCTTAATGCTCCTTATCGGAACTGATTCGGGGAGGTTAATTATCCTGGCGAAGAACTCCTTTTTCTCCTCCGCATAATCGGGGCTGAAGTCCAAGACGGAGGAATAAATTGCCGCGTTTAAGTAGCTCAGCATCTCATCAGGCTTATTCTGGAGAGCAGTTGCGAGCTGCCTGTCATAAATATATAGGTCATTCCAATCCACATACATCCAGTTCCTTCCTTCATTTACCATTTCTTTTATCTCAGCTTTGTACTTGTACTCCTTTTCCCTAGTATAGAATTCCTTCAGAAACTTCCTCAATCTGTCTTCATAGCCTGCCTTCTCTTCTTCCAATTCGCTAGTAGAAGCAGCGCTGCTCATTTTTTATCATTCCCACCAATAACGATCTTCTTCCACTGGATTAATAGGTTTTTCAACTCCTCAGCCAGGATGATCTCCTCTTGCGTTAGCTTCTGCGATATCTCGGTGTAGTCACCATATGAAAAGACGTAGGTTATTACCGCCCTCATCCTCTTTTCTACAATTTCGCTCAAGAACTCCAATAGGTTCTGCCTGTCTTCAATAAAGCTGGGATCCGCTTCACTCCTGATCTTCTTCTCGAGGTAGTCGAGGTACTCTTGGACGAGCCAGTAGAAGTTGCTCGGAAGCTGCTCTATATCTTTAACCGCCCTCCTGCTCATTTCCCTGTAGTGTATTTTCGAGACCTCCTGAACTGATATCTCATCCCACTTTCTCTTCACCAATCCCCTCTCCTCTAAAAAGTTCGCTATCCACCTCGGAAGTTCCACTTCTTCGCCCTTTTTCGCTTTAAGTACAGCACCGTTGGGGAGTACGGTCTGATCTATGTCGCTTACAGCTATCACCTTAACGCTCGTGTTGTTGAAAGCCTGCTTCAGAAGCTCGAGCCTTTCTTCCATCGTGTTCCACTCTTCAAACTGCTGGACGACCTCTATCGCGAAAGAGGAATAGACAAAATGAGATCTGTACTAAAATTATTTTAAAAAGGATGGATATAAATTATTTCATTATGATGCTTGGTGCTTTAAAATGAAGATCGGGATAATTTCAGACACCCATGACAATATGAAAAATATTTCAATGTTCCTCGAAATAATGAAAAGCCACGAGGTCGAGCTCCTCATCCACCTCGGGGACTTCTCCTCTCCCTTCGCTTTTAAGAGCATATTTTCAAGCTATCAGAATAGAGGATATGCTGTTTTCGGGAACAATGACGGGGACAGGGTCGTTCTCACGAAAATGGCGATGAGGATGGGGATTGAAGTCGCTGAGTCCGTAAATCCGGTCAGCATAGGAGGAAGGAGATTCTTCCTAATGCACGGCTTCGGCTCTCCTGAGCTGACTTCCGAAATAGCTGAGGCGGTCGCGAGGTCCGGAAAATATGACTATGTTCTTTTCGGACACACGCATTCATTGAGAATTTCCCAGATGGAAAGAGCGCTTTTAATAAATCCTGGGGAGGCCAGCGGCGCACTTACTCAGAAAGCTACTGCAGTGATCCTCGAGATACCTGAGAACAGAGTTGAAGTCGTGGAATTATAGCTCTCTCTCCATCACATACGCATTCTCTCCGTCGCTGTAATAGCCCTCAATCACCCTCACCTTTTTGAATCCGAGCTTTTCGTAGAGCTTTATGGCGGGATCATTGGAGACCCTAACCTCAAGGTAGACGCTCTTCGCCCCGTAGACATCCTTCATGCTCTTCATTCCAGCCCTCATAAGAGCTTCTCCTATCCCCCTCCTCCTGTATCCTTCAAGGACCGCTATAGAAACCACGTGCCCCTTTTTCTGGAAGAAGCTCCTGCTCAGTCCCATTACGGTTTCGATCCTATTCATTATATAGCCGACCGCCCTCCCGTCGACCTCGGCGAGGAAAAATGCCCTCCCCCAGTTATCTAGATGGTATTCATAGAAGTACTCCGGATAGTTTTCAGGGAGGGTCACCTCGTTTATGTATATGACCTTCGGAAGGTCCTCTTTCTTTACATTCCTTATTATGAAGCCCCGTCCTACAATAGTCCCCTCGTTAGATGACAACCAGTCCACTCTCTCCATACTTTTAAAAAATGATTTGTAAAAAAGCATATTAAATATTTATACTCTTCCGCTTTGTCACGCATGGCGATGCGTCTTTTAAAATCAGAATTCGAATGACATTCCAGTGTGGAGAGGGGAGAACCTCTCTCCGAATTCCCTATAGAGCTCGACCTGAGCCTTAAAGCCAGTGCAGTGTCCTGCATATATCCTGTCTATTTTCATTTGCGAGAGAGCTCTCACCGTCTTCTCTATCCTCTCATCAGACGCATCAATTAGGTGGAACCCCCCTATAACTGCGAGAACCCTATCCTCCTTTGCAAGCTCAGCTGAATGCTTAATTATGTTCACTATGCCCGCATGGCTGCACCCAGTCAATATAACGATCCCGCTATTTGTTATTCCTACTACCGAGATGTCGTCCATCATCCTATCCTCGACAACCCCACCATTATCAGTAACTGTGAAGAGCCTGTATCCCCTTCCCTCAAAATCCGTCTGCCTCCTCACCTCTCCCGTTGTTATGAGCCCCGGGAATACCATCAACGGATCCCTCGCTAAAATCAGCCTTCCACCGCTTTCCTCAATTTTCTCCCTAGAATCTTCAAGGGTCATTCCCACATGCCTCAAAACTGGGTCATTGCTCAGATTAAGCCTGAAGATGTCCGGATGAGCTATGACTGGGAGATCCCTCTTCCCAATCTTCCTGAGCACCTCAGCGATCCCCCTGGTGTGATCGTAGTGGCAGTGGGTAAGGACGATCGCATCAATTGTTGAGGAGTCTATATTCATAAGCTCCATATTGTGCATCAATGCATACGTGTTCTGACCGACGTCCACCAAAACATTTGCCCTCTCGCTTCCTGAATATGTCTGGACGAAAAATGAAACTCCATGCTGAGCCAAGTAAGGAGTGTTGTACAATACGCTGTCTTCTGCGAGCACAAAAACTTTAAGCTTATCAAGCTTTCCAAATCCGTGTTCCATTTTTGCCACCAAGTATCATATCGCAATGCAAATATATATTGCTATGCAGATGAATCCTCTCTGATCGAAGCATATATTAGTGCTTCATCAGTTAAGAATTTAATTGAGACTCGATTGAGGCAGAATATAGGCAGGGAGATGGCAGATCATGGAAAGGGTGCGGCTCAGCGTTGACATGCACATGCATTCCAACTTCAGCGATGGCGAGAGCGACGTCGAGTCCATTCTTCTCCATGCTGAAAGGATAGGGCTAAATGCTGTGTCTATAACGGATCACAACACGTTTCAGGGCTCTTTCCATGCTTCAAAGGTCGCGAAGGAAAAGGGGATCGGAATTCACGTCGTAATGGGGAGCGAGGTAAGGACGGACGTCGGCGATACCCTAGTCTACTGCAGGGAGCCGATTGAAATAAGGAAGGGGATGCCATTCCTCGAGCTTTACGATAGAGCTAGAGAAAACAGCTGCTTTTTGGCATTTGCCCATCCTTTCGACATCTTCAGAAATGGCATCTCCATGGGGGATCTGCACAGGCTTTGGGAAAAAATTGATGCGATAGAGTGCTTCAACTCAAACAGCCTCTTCCTCACTAACAGCAAAGCTTATAGGTTCGCGAGAGAGCACTCTATTCCATGCATGGCATCGAGCGATGCGCATACTTTGAAAAACATAGGGATTTTCAGAATGATCGTTAGCTTAGAAAGCTCCGAAGATCTTTATTACTCCCTTTTCTCATCTATAAAAGTGGGAAGGGTTGAACTCATCCACAGAAGAGTTCCAATTTCGGTGAGGGTTGATAAGTTAAGGTGGTCGATAAAGAGGAAGTTAAATATGCAGTAGGGGCGGTTTTTGAGAAGTTGAAAGAGGAGGTAATCGTTGATCAGGAAAAGTGCACACTATGCAAGAAATGCGAAGAGCTCTGCCCAGTAGGCGCGATAAGCATTGAGGATGGGAAGGTGAGGGTAGACAGTGAAAACTGCATAGCTTGCTACTCCTGTGCGATAATCTGCCCTGAGGGAGCAATATCAATTAAGTGGAAGTACAGCGAACCGAGGTTTTCCCTCTTTAAAGAGAGGTAAATAATTTAACCTCATGTTCAAATAAATATTAAGGTGGTGTCCATGATAGACGAGAGATCCCTCCTTTCTATAGGATTCCTTTTGGTTTTCATCGGGATAATAGTCATAATGGGAGCCTTCCTCTACATGTTCATGAAATCTCCAAGCAGCAGCTCAGAAGTTCAGGGAGGAGGGATCATATTTATAGGCCCGATCCCTATCATATTCGGGAGCAGCAAGAATATAACGAAATCCCTCCTCATCGTGGCGATGGTCATAAGCTTAGTTCTAATAGTGGTCTACATCCTCTCATTTTTGAGAGGATCCGGTTATCTCTGACCTCCTTCCTGCCTTAAAAGGCGAGGCTTTCAGCTGTAATTCCGTCATAGGTGAACCTGGTATTACTCTTATAAGGCAACTTTTTGAAATTCTCAAATAACTTTTTATTAAAAGGCGATCTCATTTTAAATTGCTCAGCCCAATTTTAGGTGTGGTTTTTGATCGAGCAGGAAGAAAAGACCGTCGTTGGAAGCGTATACGATAGAGTTAAGATGTTGCTTTTGAACTACGGCTCGAAGGCAGAGGAGGTCATGCTTGCTGCATTGAAGAGGGCAGAGGAGCTCGATGCGAATGGCAACGGATTCAGGTTCGGGGACTTCGACTTTAAAGGGTTGAAGGAAAAGCTCACAGAAATGGAAGTAAAGTACAACCCGAACATCCTTCTCAGGATCATGGAGAGGGACTACTTAATAATCGAGACTACATATAAGTCCGGAAACCAGCACTGGTGGAACTTCACAGATAGAAAGGCCGTGGAGAGCATCCTCCTCTCTTCTGGAAAGAGTAGCAGGGAGAAGAGCGGAGAGGATTTGAAGTACATTTCCATTAAGGCGATGTATGCCTCTCTAGAACCGGGCAAATTGCTGGAAGCGCTCGAGTCCATCTCGAGGAAGAGGAGGCTCGACGACATAGATAAAAGGCTCTTCAAAAAGATAGTCTTTGAGGAAATGAAAAACATCGTCTCGCTTATCGAGTCGATGAAGGAGATGGAGAGCAGGTTTGAGGGTGAGCTGAAGGTCCTCTACAGAATAGTGGATCTCATAGATTCTCTATCCAACAAGTTAATTAAGGAGTGATGAGAATTTTAGATTTAATTGTATAGGACTTGTTTGGGTCAGCAGATTATGAATAAAATAAATCATGTAGAAGAAAAAATCAGGTCTTCTTCTAATAAAGCCTTGGTGATAAATGAATGACTAAGTACAGAGACCACAAGGAAGTATACACCAGAGACTACTCGAGGTGGAGCGTCTACCCGAAAATTCCTAAGCCGGAAGAGTACCAAGCACAGGAAAAGCTGAGACCGGGATCCGAAATTACGATCGAGATAAGGGATATAGATGAGAAGGGAAGAGGAGTAGGGTACTACAACAGGACTGTGATTAGGGTCAACGGCGGCGGTACGGTTGGCGATAAGGTGAGGGTGAAGATAACAGAGAGGAGAGATAATGAGGCATACGCTGATATAGTAGAGTGGCTTCAGAAATAGCCCGCATTTTTATTTTCAGATAAAAAAGCATTTTTTAGAACTTAATTTTAATAACATCTATTTTTTAAAATTAGAGTGTTTCTTGTAAACGCGCGAGATAACACTGCATGGCAAGGTGAACCAAATTTTGGAGAAGGGAAAGAAGGTTTACAGGAAGAAGGTTTCCGTCGCAATAGATGTGCTGAGCGAGGCTCTCGAGAGAGGGGAAATAAGCAGGGAGGAGATGGCTGAGCTCCTCAGGAAGAAGTACAGAGAGAATAAGATCTCCCCGTTCAGAGGGATAGCCCTTCCTTCTGACATCTACGATAAGGAGCTCGCGACGCTTTACGTTATAGGGAAGTACGGCATGGGGGTTATGTACGACTATCCCGAATTTTTCGAGAGCGTCTTTTCAAAGGAGATGGAATATGAGAGGGCTATAGAGGTCCTCTCCAGCGACGCATCAGATGAGGAGAAGAGGAAGATCGTGAGCGGAATATTCGGCGGTATACCATCGAGCAACGATGTGGCCAGAATGCTGAGGATAGCGTTCACGAAGGTTATCTTCGGCTTCGCTGAGGAGAAGGAGCTGCTCGATCTCTTTTCTGCGATAAAAAGGGCTCTTCCTGAGTGCGAGAAGGATGTGAGCAACTTCGCCAGGTTCTACATAGGCTTCAAAATTGCAGAGAAGATAACGATAGGTGAGATAAAGAGCAGGGTTGAAAAGGAGGCTACAAAGCAGGCGATGAACTTGAGCGTGAACTTGGGAATGAACATGCCGGACGACAAGTACATTTACGTCATCGCAAGGAAGGTCTTTAAGGTCCCCGAGGAGATTCTGGAAAGAGTTCTGAGCGTGAAGGAAAGAGGAGGGAAGGGGGAGGAGAGGAATGAAGCTCACGAAGAGGATAGCGAATGAATACGGTGGAGTCGTGCTGGAAGATTCCCCCATTCCTCCTCTTCTCACCAGAGAGGATGATGTACTGATCAAAGCTGAAAGGATACTCCTTACTCCCATTGACCACATGTGCATGAAGGGGTACTTGTTAGCAAAAGCGAGGGGTACTCTCGGGACATTTGCTTACGGAAGGGCTCTTGAGTCTAAGGAGTTGAGCGGGTCGCCTGAGTTCTCAACGTACCCCAACTCGTGCGACTGCTTTCCTATCATCTCTAGG harbors:
- a CDS encoding TIGR00304 family membrane protein, which encodes MIDERSLLSIGFLLVFIGIIVIMGAFLYMFMKSPSSSSEVQGGGIIFIGPIPIIFGSSKNITKSLLIVAMVISLVLIVVYILSFLRGSGYL
- a CDS encoding metallophosphoesterase, translating into MKIGIISDTHDNMKNISMFLEIMKSHEVELLIHLGDFSSPFAFKSIFSSYQNRGYAVFGNNDGDRVVLTKMAMRMGIEVAESVNPVSIGGRRFFLMHGFGSPELTSEIAEAVARSGKYDYVLFGHTHSLRISQMERALLINPGEASGALTQKATAVILEIPENRVEVVEL
- a CDS encoding PHP domain-containing protein, whose amino-acid sequence is MERVRLSVDMHMHSNFSDGESDVESILLHAERIGLNAVSITDHNTFQGSFHASKVAKEKGIGIHVVMGSEVRTDVGDTLVYCREPIEIRKGMPFLELYDRARENSCFLAFAHPFDIFRNGISMGDLHRLWEKIDAIECFNSNSLFLTNSKAYRFAREHSIPCMASSDAHTLKNIGIFRMIVSLESSEDLYYSLFSSIKVGRVELIHRRVPISVRVDKLRWSIKRKLNMQ
- a CDS encoding DUF362 domain-containing protein; its protein translation is MVDKEEVKYAVGAVFEKLKEEVIVDQEKCTLCKKCEELCPVGAISIEDGKVRVDSENCIACYSCAIICPEGAISIKWKYSEPRFSLFKER
- the rimI gene encoding ribosomal protein S18-alanine N-acetyltransferase; protein product: MERVDWLSSNEGTIVGRGFIIRNVKKEDLPKVIYINEVTLPENYPEYFYEYHLDNWGRAFFLAEVDGRAVGYIMNRIETVMGLSRSFFQKKGHVVSIAVLEGYRRRGIGEALMRAGMKSMKDVYGAKSVYLEVRVSNDPAIKLYEKLGFKKVRVIEGYYSDGENAYVMEREL
- a CDS encoding TRAM domain-containing protein, with product MTKYRDHKEVYTRDYSRWSVYPKIPKPEEYQAQEKLRPGSEITIEIRDIDEKGRGVGYYNRTVIRVNGGGTVGDKVRVKITERRDNEAYADIVEWLQK
- a CDS encoding MBL fold metallo-hydrolase; this encodes MEHGFGKLDKLKVFVLAEDSVLYNTPYLAQHGVSFFVQTYSGSERANVLVDVGQNTYALMHNMELMNIDSSTIDAIVLTHCHYDHTRGIAEVLRKIGKRDLPVIAHPDIFRLNLSNDPVLRHVGMTLEDSREKIEESGGRLILARDPLMVFPGLITTGEVRRQTDFEGRGYRLFTVTDNGGVVEDRMMDDISVVGITNSGIVILTGCSHAGIVNIIKHSAELAKEDRVLAVIGGFHLIDASDERIEKTVRALSQMKIDRIYAGHCTGFKAQVELYREFGERFSPLHTGMSFEF
- a CDS encoding DUF2192 domain-containing protein, producing the protein MEKGKKVYRKKVSVAIDVLSEALERGEISREEMAELLRKKYRENKISPFRGIALPSDIYDKELATLYVIGKYGMGVMYDYPEFFESVFSKEMEYERAIEVLSSDASDEEKRKIVSGIFGGIPSSNDVARMLRIAFTKVIFGFAEEKELLDLFSAIKRALPECEKDVSNFARFYIGFKIAEKITIGEIKSRVEKEATKQAMNLSVNLGMNMPDDKYIYVIARKVFKVPEEILERVLSVKERGGKGEERNEAHEEDSE